One Malus domestica chromosome 11, GDT2T_hap1 genomic region harbors:
- the LOC103422857 gene encoding homeobox-leucine zipper protein REVOLUTA-like yields the protein MAMAVAHHRESSSGSSINKHLDAGKYVRYTSEQVEALERVYAECPKPSSLRRQQLIRECSILSNIEPRQIKVWFQNRRCREKQRKESSRLQTVNRKLSAMNKLLMEENDRLQKQVSQLVCENGYMRQQLHSASAATTDASGDSVVTTPQHSLRDANNPAGLLSVAEETLAEFLSKATGTAVDWVQMPGMKPGPDSVGIFAISQSCSGVAARACGLVSLEPTKIAEILKDRPSWFRDCRSLEVFTMFPAGNGGTIELIYTQTYAPTTLAPARDFWTLRYTATLDNGSFVVCERSLSGSGAGPNPASASQFVRGAMLPSGYLIRPCEGGGSIVHIVDHLNLEAWSVPEVLRPLYESSKVVAQRMTIAALRYIRQIAEETSGEVVYSLGRQPAVLRTFSQRLIRGFNDAVNGFNDDGWSLVNCDGDGADDVIIAVNSTKNLTSTSNHANSLALLGGVLCAKASMLLQNVPPAVLVRFLREHRSEWADFNVDAYSATSMKAGAYAYPGMRPTRFTGGQIIMPLGHTIEQEELLEVVRLEGHSLTQEDAFASRDIHLLQICSGVDENAVGACSELVFAPIDEMFPDDAPLLPSGFRIIPLDSKTGDSKDTLNTHRTLDLTSSLEVGSTTSNAAGELTTFHNTRSVLTIAFQFPFDNSLQENVANMARQYVRSVISSVQRVAMAISPSGLSPSVGPKLSPGSPEAQTLAHWICQSYSYHVGGELLRPDSLGGDSLLKHLWHHQDAILCCSLKSMPVFIFANQAGLDMLETTLVALQDISLDKIFDESGRKTLCADFAKLMNQGFAYLPAGICMSTMGRHVSYEQAIAWKVVAAEENSVHCLAFSFVNWSFV from the exons ATGGCCATGGCGGTGGCTCACCACAGAGAGAGCAGCAGTGGGAGCAGTATAAACAAGCACCTCGATGCCGGAAAATATGTACGTTACACATCCGAGCAAGTTGAAGCTCTTGAGAGAGTCTACGCCGAGTGCCCGAAGCCGAGCTCTCTGCGCAGGCAACAGTTGATCCGGGAGTGCTCCATTTTATCAAACATTGAGCCCAGACAGATCAAGGTCTGGTTCCAGAACCGCAG GTGTAGGGAGAAGCAGAGAAAAGAGTCCTCAAGACTGCAGACTGTAAACAGAAAATTATCGGCAATGAACAAACTGCTGATGGAGGAAAATGATCGATTGCAGAAACAGGTCTCTCAGCTTGTTTGTGAAAATGGTTATATGCGCCAGCAATTGCATAGT GCATCAGCTGCAACTACTGATGCAAGCGGCGACTCTGTGGTGACAACTCCTCAGCATTCTCTCAGAGATGCTAATAACCCTGCAGG ACTCCTATCCGTAGCGGAGGAGACATTGGCAGAGTTCCTATCCAAGGCTACCGGAACTGCTGTCGATTGGGTCCAGATGCCTGGGATGAAG CCTGGTCCGGATTCAGTTGGGATATTTGCCATTTCACAAAGTTGCAGTGGAGTGGCAGCAAGAGCCTGCGGCCTCGTAAGTTTAGAGCCTACGAAG ATTGCAGAGATCCTTAAAGATCGTCCATCTTGGTTCCGGGACTGTCGGAGCCTTGAAGTTTTTACAATGTTTCCTGCTGGAAATGGAGGAACTATAGAACTTATATATACACAG ACATATGCTCCAACTACATTGGCTCCTGCAAGGGATTTTTGGACCCTAAGATACACTGCAACTTTAGACAATGGCAGTTTTGTG GTGTGTGAAAGATCTCTTTCCGGTTCTGGCGCTGGCCCAAATCCTGCTTCTGCTTCACAGTTTGTTAGAGGCGCGATGCTTCCTAGTGGTTATCTGATTCGACCATGTGAGGGTGGGGGATCAATCGTTCATATTGTTGACCACCTGAATCTTGAG GCATGGAGTGTGCCAGAGGTGCTGAGACCGCTTTATGAATCGTCTAAAGTGGTAGCACAGAGAATGACTATTGCT GCGTTGCGCTATATCAGACAAATAGCCGAAGAGACAAGCGGTGAAGTGGTGTACAGTTTGGGTAGGCAGCCAGCTGTTCTGCGAACTTTTAGCCAAAGATTGATCAG AGGCTTCAATGATGCTGTCAATGGATTCAATGATGATGGATGGTCATTGGTCAACTGTGATGGTGATGGTGCTGACGATGTTATAATTGCAGTCAATTCAACTAAGAATTTAACTTCTACTTCGAACCATGCCAATTCCCTTGCATTACTTGGAGGTGTTCTCTGTGCAAAGGCTTCCATGTTACTACAA AATGTGCCCCCTGCTGTTCTTGTTCGTTTCTTGAGGGAGCACCGTTCAGAGTGGGCAGATTTCAATGTTGATGCCTACTCCGCCACATCTATGAAAGCTGGTGCATATGCTTATCCTGGGATGAGGCCAACAAGGTTTACCGGGGGACAAATTATCATGCCACTTGGCCACACAATTGAACAAGAAGAG TTGCTTGAAGTTGTTCGACTTGAAGGCCATTCTCTAACTCAAGAGGATGCTTTTGCATCGAGGGACATTCATCTCTTGCAG ATATGTAGTGGAGTTGATGAGAATGCTGTCGGAGCCTGCTCTGAGCTTGTTTTTGCTCCAATTGATGAGATGTTTCCAGATGATGCGCCATTGCTTCCCTCTGGTTTCCGTATTATCCCACTGGATTCAAAAACA GGTGATTCAAAGGATACTTTGAATACACATCGAACATTAGATTTGACATCCAGTCTTGAAGTGGGCTCAACAACGAGCAATGCAGCTGGAGAGCTTACTACATTTCACAATACTCGATCAGTATTAACGATCGCCTTCCAGTTTCCATTTGATAATAGTCTACAAGAGAATGTCGCAAACATGGCACGGCAGTATGTTCGAAGCGTAATTTCATCTGTGCAGAGAGTTGCGATGGCTATATCTCCATCTGGATTGAGTCCGTCCGTAGGACCAAAACTATCTCCCGGCTCCCCTGAAGCTCAAACACTGGCTCACTGGATCTGCCAGAGTTACAG TTATCATGTTGGGGGTGAATTACTGAGACCTGATTCCTTGGGCGGTGACTCGTTGTTGAAACATTTATGGCATCACCAAGATGCCATTTTGTGTTGTTCATTGAAG TCAATGCCGGTTTTCATCTTTGCAAACCAGGCAGGACTTGACATGCTGGAGACAACATTAGTTGCCCTTCAGGACATCTCATTGGACAAGATTTTCGATGAGTCCGGACGCAAGACGTTGTGTGCAGACTTTGCTAAGCTAATGAACCAG GGGTTTGCATACTTGCCGGCTGGCATCTGCATGTCGACGATGGGACGCCACGTATCGTACGAGCAAGCGATTGCATGGAAAGTAGTTGCAGCAGAAGAGAACTCTGTCCATTGTCTTGCCTTCTCCTTCGTAAACTGGTCTTTTGTGTGA
- the LOC103447890 gene encoding CASP-like protein 5A2: MNVSHGSVHPVEDVPTTEGAGPNPLRLRMKDLPGMPGTPGGLVLRLAQFFFSAAALVVMATTSDFPSVTAFCYLVAATGLQCLWSFSLGIVDVYALLVRRSLQNHGVVCLFTLGDGVTSTLTFAAACASAGITVLIDNDLDGCARNHCAQFETATAMAFISWFAALPSFLLNFWSLASR; this comes from the exons ATGAACGTGAGCCATGGGTCGGTTCACCCAGTTGAAGATGTACCCACCACAGAGGGGGCCGGCCCGAACCCGCTCCGGCTCCGAATGAAGGATCTTCCGGGCATGCCCGGCACCCCGGGCGGCCTCGTCTTGCGCCTCGCCCAGTTTTTCTTCTCCGCCGCCGCGCTCGTCGTCATGGCCACCACCTCTGACTTCCCCTCCGTCACCGCGTTTTG CTACCTTGTTGCAGCTACTGGTTTGCAGTGCTTGTGGAGCTTCTCGTTGGGCATTGTTGACGTTTATGCCCTTCTAGTCAGGCGTTCTTTGCAGAATCATGGAGTTGTGTGCTTGTTCACCCTCGGCGATGGG GTGACCTCCACTCTTACATTTGCTGCTGCTTGTGCTTCTGCGGGCATCACGGTTCTCATTGACAATGATCTTGATGGCTGTGCCCGCAACCATTGTGCACAATTTGAAACAGCTACAGCCATGGCTTTCATATCCTGGTTCGCTGCATTACCATCTTTTCTCTTGAATTTCTGGTCACTGGCATCTCGATGA